One window from the genome of Pseudomonas fluorescens encodes:
- a CDS encoding PFL_4703 family integrating conjugative element protein, protein MSRFRNKVDAQQAHIFSLHLAVMILALLCAGLWYGWRSAPTDLTVHVPPDLRSGSTRKWWDIPSENVYAFALYIFGQLNRWPSDGEQDYRRAIYSLQSYLTPGCKAFLEGDYEYRKAAGELRQRVRGVYEILGRGYSEDPELRVKQLDRDSWLVTLDLNADEYYAAEPVKRVVVRYPLRVVRFDLDPERNKWGLALDCYQGTPQKISLPGGEP, encoded by the coding sequence ATGAGCCGATTTCGGAACAAGGTGGATGCCCAACAGGCCCATATCTTCAGCTTACATCTGGCAGTAATGATCCTTGCTCTGCTCTGTGCCGGACTCTGGTATGGCTGGCGTTCGGCACCGACCGATCTGACAGTGCATGTCCCCCCGGATCTGCGCTCGGGCAGCACGCGCAAGTGGTGGGACATCCCATCAGAAAATGTCTATGCCTTCGCCCTATACATCTTCGGTCAACTTAACCGCTGGCCTTCGGATGGCGAACAGGATTACCGCCGCGCTATCTACAGCTTGCAGTCCTACCTGACACCCGGCTGCAAGGCCTTCCTCGAGGGCGACTACGAGTACCGCAAGGCCGCCGGCGAGCTGCGCCAAAGGGTACGTGGCGTCTACGAAATACTGGGCCGAGGCTACAGCGAAGATCCCGAACTCAGAGTCAAGCAACTCGATCGCGATAGCTGGCTGGTCACCCTCGACCTCAACGCCGATGAGTATTACGCCGCCGAACCGGTAAAACGGGTGGTGGTGCGATATCCATTACGCGTGGTGCGTTTCGACCTGGATCCCGAGCGCAACAAGTGGGGACTGGCGCTGGATTGTTATCAGGGCACTCCACAAAAAATCTCCCTGCCTGGAGGTGAGCCATGA
- a CDS encoding TIGR03752 family integrating conjugative element protein: MKANALLKWLVPAALLGVALIILKTWVAGSTTPSPQHSVDQGNLQLSAEQAKSLGIAGDTPRDTVATLVGQVKAMRSDMLGLKKHNDSLQTENNRLRERENSVDSRIQTALGSVTQQVDEGRRQANEARLKAEQDSRQARGLLTQLQEQLSGLTGKGKEMPVGLGLEPGDGAQFDGQHSADDALQWIEPSDAPSTDARGKTKTESALSPPTAFNSLEGLKDNAIDRSQKQLREVAKGERDLTRSADRTEGAKPVYTIPENATLMGSVAMTALIGRVPVDGTVNDPYPFKVLVGPENLTANGIDLPDVAGAVMSGTASGDWTLSCVRGQVESITFVFTDGTIRTVPQPKAVASRNASTAQSSNTDKIRGGLGYLSDPYGIPCIAGERRSNAQQYLGSQSLITAAGAGVAALLGDEQNNSSVISSGGSTLGVTNSTGNSALNSILSGGVSDIREWVNKLYGEAFAAVYVPPAARVALHLDHEITIDYEPKGRSVRHEKDQVSLPDLD; encoded by the coding sequence ATGAAAGCTAACGCCTTGCTCAAATGGCTGGTGCCGGCTGCGCTGTTGGGCGTGGCGCTGATCATCCTGAAAACCTGGGTCGCGGGGAGTACCACGCCCTCTCCACAGCACTCGGTTGATCAGGGCAACCTTCAGTTATCCGCCGAGCAAGCCAAGTCGCTCGGTATTGCGGGTGATACCCCACGCGACACGGTTGCCACCTTGGTCGGCCAGGTGAAGGCCATGCGTAGCGACATGCTCGGCCTGAAAAAACACAACGATTCGCTGCAGACGGAGAACAACCGCCTTCGTGAACGGGAAAATAGTGTCGATTCGCGCATCCAGACCGCGCTTGGCAGCGTAACCCAACAAGTCGACGAAGGCCGCCGACAAGCCAACGAGGCCCGACTCAAAGCGGAACAAGACAGTCGCCAGGCCCGTGGTCTGCTGACGCAATTGCAGGAACAGCTGTCGGGGCTGACCGGCAAAGGCAAGGAAATGCCGGTTGGATTGGGGCTTGAGCCGGGCGACGGGGCGCAGTTCGACGGGCAGCACTCAGCCGATGATGCGCTGCAGTGGATTGAGCCCTCGGATGCTCCGTCCACCGACGCCCGAGGCAAAACCAAGACCGAGTCCGCCCTGAGTCCGCCTACTGCCTTCAACTCACTGGAGGGTTTGAAGGACAACGCCATCGACCGCAGCCAGAAGCAGTTACGCGAGGTCGCCAAGGGTGAACGTGATCTGACACGCTCCGCTGATCGTACCGAAGGCGCGAAGCCGGTCTACACCATTCCCGAAAACGCGACATTGATGGGCTCGGTCGCCATGACCGCGCTGATCGGTCGGGTCCCGGTGGACGGCACCGTGAATGATCCCTACCCCTTTAAGGTGCTGGTCGGTCCGGAGAACCTGACAGCCAACGGCATCGACCTACCGGACGTTGCAGGGGCCGTGATGAGCGGTACAGCCTCCGGCGACTGGACCCTGTCGTGCGTACGCGGACAGGTCGAGTCAATTACCTTTGTGTTTACCGACGGAACTATCCGCACGGTGCCTCAGCCGAAGGCAGTAGCCAGCCGCAACGCCTCCACCGCCCAGAGTTCGAACACCGACAAGATTCGTGGCGGGCTCGGTTACCTGTCCGATCCGTACGGTATTCCTTGCATTGCCGGTGAGCGCCGCTCAAACGCTCAACAGTACCTCGGCAGCCAGAGCTTGATCACCGCCGCCGGCGCCGGCGTCGCCGCCTTGCTCGGGGATGAGCAGAACAACAGCAGCGTGATCAGTTCAGGCGGCAGCACGCTCGGGGTTACCAACAGCACGGGCAACAGCGCGCTGAATTCAATTCTCAGTGGTGGGGTCAGCGACATCCGCGAGTGGGTCAACAAGCTGTATGGCGAGGCCTTTGCTGCCGTGTACGTGCCACCGGCCGCCCGAGTCGCCCTGCACCTCGACCATGAGATCACCATCGACTACGAGCCCAAGGGCCGGAGCGTTCGCCATGAAAAAGACCAAGTTTCTCTGCCTGACCTGGATTAG
- a CDS encoding conjugative transfer ATPase gives MRTGDAGNRTSGWKAWRHPARPRATLADEAALYAHNPSFTDHLPWVEYLETEQCFLLDDNRSVGAVFELLPIGTEGREPDWLMAARDALEDALQDSFDELDQTPWVAQFFCQDDNDFAPYLTRLTDYIQDSARGTVFTETFFELSRRHLKAIAKPGGLFEDKAVTRLPWRGNNRRVRLVIYRWIESGAEETGLTPVQSLQQACERIAASLHACGVQSARVDDHGLYAWLLPWFNPAPRLTDEAPEDFYQCVAYPESGDGESLELPFDHDFTERLFFNEPRSDVQQGLWYFDGQPHRVMVVDKLRRPPLIGQLTGETRKGDAVNALFDQLPEGTVMGLTLVVKPQDVLEEQLNRLARKAIGENLASTQARQDVEEARAIIGRQHKLYRGTLAFYVRGHDEQQLHQRSISLANALLGAGLQPVRESDEVAACNSYLRWLPMTYNPARDTRNWYTRLMFAQHLANLVPVWGRSTGTGHPGITLFNRGGSPLSFDPLSRLDRAMNGHLLLFGPTGAGKSATLVTLLMQVMAVYRPRLFIVEAGNSFGLQGDYFATQGLSVNKVQLKPGASVRLAPFADAWRLVEQPDQVASLSIDEWDDELITSREDQRDVLGELEITARLMITGGETKEEARLSRADRSLIRECILDAAQTSVASGRQVLTRGVRDALLRVAADPHLPEKRRERAQEMGESIDLFCQGFEGELFDREGTPWPESDVTIVDLATYAREGYEAQMSISYISLMNTVNNLAERDQYLGRPIIMVTDEGHIITKNPLLAPFVVKGTKMWRKLGAWFWLATQNLADFPTAAQTMLNMIEWWICLNMPPAEIEEIARFKKLTPAQKALLLSASKEPGKYTEGVVLSKKLETLFRAVPPSLYLALAMTEPEEKAERWTLMQSTGCSELEAAYRVAERIDRMRGIK, from the coding sequence GTGCGTACCGGCGATGCGGGCAACCGCACTTCTGGTTGGAAAGCCTGGCGCCACCCAGCGCGCCCTCGCGCAACCTTGGCCGATGAAGCTGCACTCTATGCACACAACCCCAGCTTCACCGACCACTTGCCTTGGGTCGAGTACCTCGAGACCGAGCAGTGTTTTCTACTCGATGACAATCGCTCGGTGGGGGCAGTGTTCGAGTTGCTGCCCATCGGTACCGAAGGGCGCGAACCCGATTGGCTGATGGCCGCCCGCGATGCCCTCGAAGACGCCCTGCAGGATAGCTTTGACGAACTGGATCAAACGCCTTGGGTGGCGCAGTTTTTCTGCCAGGACGACAACGACTTCGCCCCCTACCTGACGCGGCTCACCGATTATATTCAAGACAGCGCGCGAGGCACGGTCTTCACCGAGACGTTTTTTGAACTCAGTCGTCGCCATTTGAAAGCCATCGCCAAACCGGGAGGTCTGTTCGAGGACAAGGCCGTCACGCGCCTACCCTGGCGCGGCAATAATCGACGGGTGCGCCTGGTGATCTATCGTTGGATTGAGTCTGGCGCCGAGGAGACGGGGCTTACCCCAGTGCAATCCCTGCAGCAGGCTTGCGAACGTATCGCGGCCTCGTTGCACGCATGCGGAGTGCAATCGGCGCGAGTCGATGACCACGGTCTGTATGCTTGGTTATTGCCCTGGTTCAATCCGGCACCCAGGCTCACCGATGAAGCACCCGAGGATTTCTACCAATGCGTGGCCTATCCGGAGTCAGGTGATGGTGAGTCGCTGGAGTTGCCCTTCGATCACGACTTCACCGAGCGGCTATTTTTCAACGAACCGCGTTCGGATGTACAACAGGGACTTTGGTACTTCGATGGGCAACCCCATCGGGTGATGGTGGTGGACAAACTGCGGCGGCCTCCCTTGATTGGTCAACTCACTGGTGAAACTCGCAAGGGCGACGCGGTGAACGCGCTGTTCGACCAGTTACCCGAAGGCACGGTGATGGGTCTGACGCTGGTGGTCAAACCCCAAGATGTGCTCGAGGAGCAGTTGAACCGTCTGGCGCGCAAAGCCATCGGCGAAAACCTGGCCTCGACCCAGGCCCGCCAAGATGTCGAAGAGGCTCGTGCAATCATCGGTCGCCAGCACAAACTGTACCGGGGAACCCTGGCCTTCTACGTGCGCGGTCACGATGAGCAACAACTGCACCAGCGCTCGATCAGCCTGGCCAACGCGCTGTTGGGTGCGGGGCTGCAACCAGTACGTGAGAGTGATGAAGTCGCCGCCTGCAACAGCTACCTGCGTTGGTTACCGATGACTTACAACCCGGCCCGCGACACGCGCAACTGGTACACACGCCTGATGTTCGCCCAGCACCTGGCAAACCTGGTTCCGGTGTGGGGCCGCAGCACCGGCACCGGCCACCCGGGCATCACCCTGTTCAATCGTGGTGGCTCGCCGTTGAGCTTTGATCCGTTGTCACGACTAGACCGGGCCATGAACGGCCATCTGCTGTTGTTCGGCCCGACCGGCGCCGGTAAGTCGGCCACCCTGGTCACCCTGCTGATGCAGGTCATGGCCGTGTACCGCCCTCGCCTGTTTATCGTCGAGGCCGGCAACTCATTCGGCTTGCAGGGCGACTACTTCGCAACACAGGGCCTGTCGGTCAACAAGGTCCAATTAAAACCTGGCGCCTCGGTCAGGCTCGCCCCGTTCGCCGATGCTTGGCGCCTGGTCGAGCAACCGGATCAGGTGGCGAGTCTGTCGATCGATGAGTGGGACGATGAGCTGATAACCAGTCGCGAAGACCAGCGCGATGTTCTCGGAGAACTGGAAATCACCGCCCGGCTGATGATCACCGGCGGCGAAACCAAGGAAGAGGCGCGCCTGAGTCGAGCCGATCGCAGTCTGATCCGCGAGTGCATTCTCGATGCAGCGCAGACCAGTGTCGCGTCGGGTCGCCAGGTATTGACCCGCGGCGTGCGCGACGCGTTGCTGCGCGTCGCTGCCGACCCGCACTTGCCGGAGAAGCGTCGTGAGCGTGCCCAGGAAATGGGAGAGTCCATCGACCTGTTTTGCCAGGGTTTCGAGGGTGAACTGTTCGATCGTGAAGGCACGCCTTGGCCCGAGAGCGATGTGACCATTGTCGATCTGGCCACCTACGCTCGCGAAGGCTACGAGGCACAGATGTCCATCAGCTACATCAGCCTGATGAACACAGTGAATAACCTTGCCGAACGCGACCAGTACCTGGGCCGACCGATCATCATGGTCACCGACGAGGGCCATATCATCACCAAGAACCCGTTGCTGGCGCCGTTCGTGGTCAAGGGAACGAAGATGTGGCGCAAGCTCGGCGCGTGGTTCTGGCTGGCGACGCAAAACCTTGCCGACTTTCCCACTGCCGCGCAGACCATGCTCAACATGATCGAATGGTGGATTTGCTTGAACATGCCGCCGGCGGAAATTGAAGAAATCGCACGGTTCAAGAAACTCACGCCAGCACAGAAAGCCTTGTTGCTCTCCGCCAGCAAGGAGCCGGGCAAATACACCGAGGGGGTCGTGCTGTCGAAAAAACTCGAAACGCTGTTTCGGGCCGTGCCGCCGAGTCTTTATCTCGCCCTGGCCATGACGGAGCCCGAGGAAAAAGCCGAACGCTGGACACTGATGCAGAGCACCGGCTGCTCGGAATTGGAGGCGGCTTACCGGGTAGCTGAACGGATCGATAGGATGCGAGGAATTAAGTGA
- a CDS encoding LasR-specific antiactivator QslA, whose product MLKRSASFVSMLLGTDPALIIKSKAKVSMDENYVSIPAADGCPSLLTPWGSEFAPMIERGVQCAQTWLETPGDIPLWWELAQARKTCPAGDCQDAFEAGFLLRIQQRLRGVSS is encoded by the coding sequence ATGCTTAAGCGAAGTGCCAGTTTTGTTTCTATGCTGCTTGGGACAGACCCAGCATTAATAATTAAATCGAAAGCTAAGGTGTCTATGGACGAAAATTACGTTTCAATTCCGGCGGCGGATGGTTGCCCGAGCCTTCTGACGCCGTGGGGCAGCGAATTTGCGCCTATGATCGAACGTGGCGTGCAATGCGCCCAAACTTGGCTCGAAACACCGGGTGATATACCTCTGTGGTGGGAGCTGGCGCAGGCACGTAAGACCTGTCCTGCAGGAGACTGCCAGGATGCCTTCGAAGCCGGTTTTTTATTGAGAATTCAGCAACGGCTTCGGGGCGTGTCATCGTAA
- a CDS encoding TIGR03758 family integrating conjugative element protein: MSMTNAQSSAFQNASGVSAQSSSTLWLSLVLVLALLWCAWVIWTAYRGWAAGSVRFGAFGGSTARVLLTLLVLMFFTLS, encoded by the coding sequence ATGAGCATGACTAACGCGCAGAGCTCAGCGTTCCAAAATGCCTCCGGCGTCTCGGCACAGAGCAGTTCGACACTGTGGCTGTCACTGGTTCTCGTCCTGGCTTTGCTTTGGTGTGCATGGGTGATCTGGACGGCTTACCGGGGATGGGCGGCCGGCAGTGTGCGCTTCGGCGCGTTTGGCGGCAGTACTGCCCGTGTCCTGCTCACCTTGCTGGTTTTGATGTTTTTTACCCTGTCCTAA
- a CDS encoding TIGR03750 family conjugal transfer protein has translation MSDTIERLADGTLVFLPERLNRDPAVLRGLTNDEMWVALGVGAFIGLVLGVPLAIATSSIAVAPTSMIAGMAVVLFAGGALLRRAKRARPETWLYRKLEWILASRWRLGPGSLILHSGAWTVRRSRRLRPALSRWQS, from the coding sequence ATGAGCGACACTATCGAACGCCTCGCCGACGGCACCTTGGTTTTTCTGCCTGAGCGACTCAATCGTGATCCCGCCGTGTTACGCGGTTTGACCAACGATGAGATGTGGGTGGCGCTCGGTGTCGGCGCATTCATCGGCTTGGTGTTGGGTGTCCCTCTGGCGATTGCCACCTCCTCCATTGCTGTGGCGCCGACCAGCATGATCGCAGGCATGGCGGTGGTGTTATTTGCCGGTGGCGCGCTACTGCGTCGGGCCAAACGCGCCCGCCCCGAGACCTGGTTGTACCGCAAGCTGGAGTGGATACTCGCCAGCCGCTGGCGCCTGGGTCCCGGAAGTTTAATTCTCCATTCCGGCGCTTGGACGGTTCGCCGTTCGCGTCGACTGCGCCCAGCCCTGTCCCGGTGGCAGTCATGA
- a CDS encoding helix-turn-helix domain-containing protein yields MTQDYEQLRLQLAENIRSMRRVKNLTQEQLALMAEVDRTYVSQIERGVGNPSLLVLCKLANIFEIKTDQLLIESDVLARTLSAE; encoded by the coding sequence ATGACTCAAGACTACGAACAGCTTCGTCTGCAACTGGCGGAAAATATCCGCTCGATGCGACGCGTGAAGAACCTTACCCAGGAGCAATTGGCGCTCATGGCCGAGGTGGATCGTACCTACGTGAGTCAAATCGAACGAGGGGTAGGCAACCCGTCGTTATTGGTCCTCTGCAAACTCGCCAACATTTTCGAGATCAAAACGGATCAGCTGCTCATTGAGTCTGACGTGCTTGCTCGTACACTGAGCGCTGAATGA
- a CDS encoding TIGR03749 family integrating conjugative element protein, protein MKRMPTLGLTVALLLGGAAAQAVELMHWERLPLAVPLVINQERVVFVDEDVRVGVPSTLTGKLRVQSTGGTLYLRASEAIAATRLQLQSVATGEIILLDIAATPGDQSLEPVRIIKNAPVQATETESSTAPVPERTPIPVALTRYAAQSLYAPLRTVEPLPGIRRVPLKLRTALPTLLPTENVSSTPIAAWRLGDYWVTAVKLRNLGSATVQLDPRQLQAKLFAASFQHAFLGPVGSPEDTTVAYLVTHGAGLERAVLLPPVARDADDES, encoded by the coding sequence ATGAAGCGGATGCCTACCCTGGGACTCACCGTCGCACTGTTGCTAGGGGGAGCTGCGGCACAGGCTGTCGAACTGATGCACTGGGAACGCCTCCCCCTCGCGGTCCCACTGGTGATCAATCAAGAGCGGGTGGTCTTTGTCGATGAGGATGTTCGAGTCGGTGTGCCCTCAACTCTGACCGGCAAGCTGCGCGTGCAATCCACCGGCGGCACGCTGTACCTGCGCGCGTCAGAAGCCATTGCAGCTACCCGATTACAACTGCAATCGGTCGCGACGGGCGAGATCATCCTATTGGACATTGCAGCCACGCCTGGCGACCAATCGCTGGAACCCGTGCGTATTATCAAGAATGCTCCGGTGCAGGCTACTGAGACGGAATCCAGCACCGCCCCTGTTCCAGAACGTACGCCGATCCCGGTCGCTTTGACGCGCTACGCCGCGCAAAGCCTGTACGCACCTCTACGTACCGTTGAGCCTCTGCCCGGCATACGTCGCGTCCCGCTCAAGCTGCGCACCGCACTGCCGACCCTGCTGCCGACTGAAAACGTGTCCAGCACGCCCATCGCCGCCTGGCGACTCGGTGATTACTGGGTGACGGCGGTGAAGTTACGCAACCTAGGTTCAGCGACGGTGCAACTTGATCCGCGTCAGCTTCAGGCCAAGTTGTTCGCCGCGTCCTTCCAGCATGCTTTCCTCGGGCCTGTCGGCAGCCCTGAAGACACCACGGTTGCCTACCTCGTCACCCACGGTGCCGGCCTCGAACGCGCCGTGCTGCTTCCGCCCGTTGCACGAGATGCTGACGATGAAAGCTAA
- a CDS encoding zeta toxin family protein, which translates to MTVPRLRVFAGPNGSGKSTMKSAVPSHLIGIYINPDEIEKAAKEGGRLEFSDFQLEVEGDEVLGFIKVHRLIRSTQLVEEAAKIGFSNNGLNFQSVAMNSYFASVLSDFMRHKLLEAQLSFTFETVMSSEDKVAFMLKAKASGYRTYLYFVATEDPDININRVKNRVAAGGHPVPTEKIVQRYGRCLNLLPAAIAASNRAYIFDNSGADLVLLAEVTDGTDLEFRADEIPDWFMQAYVEKVFKDLLPG; encoded by the coding sequence ATGACCGTCCCTCGGCTGAGGGTGTTTGCCGGCCCTAATGGTTCCGGTAAAAGCACAATGAAAAGTGCCGTCCCTTCCCACCTGATCGGGATCTACATCAACCCGGATGAAATCGAAAAGGCTGCCAAAGAGGGCGGACGCCTGGAGTTCAGCGATTTTCAACTGGAAGTCGAGGGTGACGAGGTTCTCGGCTTTATCAAGGTGCACCGACTGATTCGGTCGACCCAGCTCGTTGAAGAGGCAGCCAAAATAGGCTTCAGCAATAACGGCCTGAATTTCCAGTCCGTCGCGATGAACTCCTATTTTGCTTCCGTGCTCTCTGATTTCATGCGGCACAAGCTCCTTGAAGCCCAGTTGTCTTTCACCTTCGAAACGGTGATGTCTAGCGAGGACAAAGTCGCTTTTATGCTTAAGGCAAAAGCGTCGGGATATCGAACCTACCTCTACTTTGTCGCCACTGAAGATCCTGACATCAATATCAACAGGGTCAAGAACCGTGTTGCGGCAGGTGGGCACCCAGTCCCCACGGAAAAAATTGTGCAGCGCTACGGTCGTTGCCTGAACCTATTGCCAGCAGCCATCGCAGCCTCGAACCGGGCTTACATCTTTGATAACTCCGGCGCTGATCTGGTGCTGCTCGCTGAAGTAACAGACGGGACTGACCTTGAATTCAGGGCTGATGAGATCCCTGACTGGTTCATGCAAGCCTACGTGGAGAAGGTGTTCAAGGATTTGCTGCCGGGTTGA
- a CDS encoding TIGR03756 family integrating conjugative element protein, which yields MSAACPHISPQKLHPLVLSILLASGPSVALDTGSIAASVLTPDCLEYKVVGICFWLHCTPFGCTVKTSTKVRHFIPELVVSSYATTGANPWTEMATLSSPTSGAEGGGNLITPNTQRDNLPRFKNVDGIGHPGGWAATQLASQSGYACASGATAFMPYYLSTLDSLAWRHGIPESLYPESLVPGIREIGRQLAGNMWGNVYPRQGFLVQPDDFKAAAVMAQRAGDFITRAWQPHVYVPLTPAPRDGYWPPGPIVENDASTHKWQLLSPLVQPTCAIFPSDSVQSADGGYAWSLWRPYSCCKREGQTLLFSIDFEGSAS from the coding sequence ATGTCTGCTGCCTGCCCGCACATTTCGCCCCAGAAGTTGCATCCTTTGGTGCTGAGCATTCTGCTGGCATCCGGGCCAAGCGTAGCGTTGGATACCGGCAGCATTGCCGCCTCCGTGCTCACTCCGGACTGTCTCGAATACAAGGTCGTCGGCATCTGCTTCTGGTTGCACTGCACCCCCTTCGGCTGCACTGTGAAAACCTCAACCAAGGTTCGTCACTTCATTCCTGAGCTGGTGGTCTCGAGCTATGCCACAACTGGTGCCAATCCTTGGACCGAGATGGCCACGCTCTCCTCTCCCACCAGCGGTGCGGAAGGTGGCGGAAACCTGATCACGCCAAACACGCAACGCGACAACCTGCCTCGTTTCAAAAACGTTGACGGTATCGGCCATCCCGGTGGTTGGGCCGCCACACAACTTGCCTCGCAATCCGGCTATGCCTGCGCCAGCGGTGCCACTGCGTTCATGCCCTACTACCTGAGCACTTTGGACTCACTGGCCTGGCGCCATGGCATCCCGGAAAGCCTTTACCCAGAATCGCTCGTGCCGGGGATCCGTGAAATCGGTCGTCAGCTTGCGGGAAACATGTGGGGCAACGTCTATCCCAGGCAAGGATTTCTGGTACAACCTGACGACTTCAAAGCCGCTGCGGTGATGGCGCAGCGAGCGGGCGATTTTATTACTCGCGCCTGGCAACCACACGTATATGTCCCGCTCACACCCGCACCGCGCGATGGTTATTGGCCCCCTGGTCCAATCGTTGAAAACGACGCGTCGACTCACAAATGGCAATTGCTCTCCCCCTTGGTTCAGCCAACATGCGCCATCTTCCCTAGCGATTCGGTACAGAGCGCGGATGGCGGCTACGCCTGGTCGCTGTGGCGTCCCTATAGCTGCTGCAAGCGCGAGGGCCAGACGCTTCTGTTCAGCATCGACTTCGAAGGCAGTGCGTCATGA
- a CDS encoding TIGR03745 family integrating conjugative element membrane protein, which produces MLKCLAPLKNNLRDRASQRLIGLLLVLGPSLAFAELPTMEAPSRGEGSGLIETIKNYAYDGGILLGLLIALLAFLGVAWHSLTVYADVQNQRKTWKDLGAVVGIGALLVVIIIWFLTKAAAIL; this is translated from the coding sequence ATGCTCAAGTGCCTTGCCCCCCTCAAAAACAATCTGCGAGACCGTGCGAGCCAACGCTTGATCGGCTTGCTGCTGGTACTCGGTCCAAGCCTGGCTTTTGCTGAACTCCCGACCATGGAAGCACCTTCGCGCGGCGAAGGCTCCGGGTTGATCGAGACGATCAAAAACTACGCCTACGACGGCGGCATCCTGCTCGGTCTGCTGATCGCTCTGCTCGCTTTTCTCGGCGTGGCCTGGCACTCCCTGACCGTCTATGCCGACGTGCAAAACCAGCGCAAGACCTGGAAGGACCTCGGTGCGGTGGTCGGAATCGGAGCTCTGTTGGTGGTGATCATCATCTGGTTCCTGACCAAAGCCGCCGCGATTCTTTGA
- a CDS encoding TIGR03751 family conjugal transfer lipoprotein, with translation MKKTKFLCLTWISVFCWVLTGCSTDKDTLLPHGEQTMLDIWNGAGSQGTQQQLLDARQQLRRPLAPADFSASLQEPYTRTAENEIHNLFPRLPNPDLVLYVYPHLSGTEQAPIPGYSTVFPFYQRVQYALPGERQEDL, from the coding sequence ATGAAAAAGACCAAGTTTCTCTGCCTGACCTGGATTAGCGTGTTCTGCTGGGTCCTGACGGGGTGTTCCACCGACAAGGACACGTTGCTGCCCCATGGCGAGCAAACCATGTTGGACATCTGGAACGGCGCCGGCTCTCAGGGTACTCAGCAGCAACTGCTGGACGCTCGGCAGCAGTTACGCCGCCCGTTGGCCCCAGCAGATTTCTCGGCCTCTCTCCAAGAGCCGTACACGCGTACAGCGGAGAACGAGATCCATAATCTGTTCCCTCGCCTACCCAATCCCGATCTGGTGCTGTACGTGTATCCGCATTTGAGTGGTACCGAGCAGGCACCGATCCCAGGTTACTCGACAGTCTTTCCGTTCTACCAACGCGTGCAGTACGCATTGCCGGGTGAACGTCAGGAAGACTTGTAG